One window of the Lates calcarifer isolate ASB-BC8 unplaced genomic scaffold, TLL_Latcal_v3 _unitig_2455_quiver_1588, whole genome shotgun sequence genome contains the following:
- the LOC108892796 gene encoding Fc receptor-like A isoform X1, producing MKTPSVSLLLGVSVLLLSGLTVSAVSLNVSPNLQQFFSEDSVSLSCVEDGQTVKRTRGGQTEDCGPAGSSCIISDLSSSDSGVYWCEDRAGHRSQNITVTVPKGVPVILEIPALPVMTGSDVTLRCRDKAHVRFKAFFFRDGVLLGSGPDGELTLSKVQQSHEGLYWCSTDEFGSSPQSRLRVRAPPPPPPPPPPPSSPPPLPSPPPSSPPPPSPPASSVPVLRLFCHLVVFCPYCICSVLLVSICCSRKTGNKPAVSMETTPPVGGGGEDEQYDDITADVTTEHEL from the exons ATGAAGACtccgtctgtgtctctgctcctcg gtgtgtctgtgctgctgctgtctggactgactgtttctgcag tCTCTCTGAATGTCAGTCCAAACCTTCAGCAGTTCTTCTCTGAagactctgtgtctctgagttGTGTTGAAGATGGACAGACAGTAAAGAGGACCAGAGGAGGACAGACTGAGGACTGTGGACCAGCTGGTTCCTCCTGTATCATCTCAGATCTGTCCTCATCAGACTCTGGAGTTTACTGGTGTGAAGACAGAGCTGGACACAGGAGCCAGAACATCACTGTAACTGTTCCAAAAG gtgtTCCAGTTATTCTGGAGATCCCTGCACTTCCTGtgatgacaggaagtgatgtcactcTGCGCTGTAGAGACAAAGCTCACGTCAGATTCAAGGCTTTTTTCTTCAGGGATGGTGTCCTCCTTGGATCTGGACCTGATGGAGAACTCACCCTCAGTAAAGTCCAACAGTCTCATGAAGGTCTCTACTGGTGTTCTACTGATGAGTTTGGATCATCTCCTCAGAGCagactgagggtcagag ctcctcctcctcctcctcctcctcctcctcctccttcatctcctcctcctcttccttctcctcctccttcatctcctcctcctccttctcctcctgcctcctctgtccCTGTGCTCAGACTCttctgccatctagtggtctTCTGTCCGTACTGCATCTGCTCCGTCCTGCTGGTGTCcatctgctgcagcaggaagacaggaaacaaaccaGCCGTCTCCATGGAGACGACCCCAcctgttggaggaggaggagaggatgaacagtatgatgacatcactgctgatgtcacCACTGAGCATGAGCTGTGA
- the LOC108892796 gene encoding inactive tyrosine-protein kinase 7 isoform X2, with the protein MKTPSVSLLLGVSVLLLSGLTVSAVSLNVSPNLQQFFSEDSVSLSCVEDGQTVKRTRGGQTEDCGPAGSSCIISDLSSSDSGVYWCEDRAGHRSQNITVTVPKGVPVILEIPALPVMTGSDVTLRCRDKAHVRFKAFFFRDGVLLGSGPDGELTLSKVQQSHEGLYWCSTDEFGSSPQSRLRVRDSSAI; encoded by the exons ATGAAGACtccgtctgtgtctctgctcctcg gtgtgtctgtgctgctgctgtctggactgactgtttctgcag tCTCTCTGAATGTCAGTCCAAACCTTCAGCAGTTCTTCTCTGAagactctgtgtctctgagttGTGTTGAAGATGGACAGACAGTAAAGAGGACCAGAGGAGGACAGACTGAGGACTGTGGACCAGCTGGTTCCTCCTGTATCATCTCAGATCTGTCCTCATCAGACTCTGGAGTTTACTGGTGTGAAGACAGAGCTGGACACAGGAGCCAGAACATCACTGTAACTGTTCCAAAAG gtgtTCCAGTTATTCTGGAGATCCCTGCACTTCCTGtgatgacaggaagtgatgtcactcTGCGCTGTAGAGACAAAGCTCACGTCAGATTCAAGGCTTTTTTCTTCAGGGATGGTGTCCTCCTTGGATCTGGACCTGATGGAGAACTCACCCTCAGTAAAGTCCAACAGTCTCATGAAGGTCTCTACTGGTGTTCTACTGATGAGTTTGGATCATCTCCTCAGAGCagactgagggtcagag ACTCttctgccatctag
- the LOC108892795 gene encoding zinc finger protein 664-like — protein sequence MKEENQDPDFIDQIHCKTRMKEENQDPNFSDQDHYKNGVKVENQDPDFTERIHYKSEIKEETLDPNFNDQGHYKTEIKEENQDPDHRSTEPAGPTGSQSFHTRERPRRLDQCGKTSHQLKTERPYGCDQCGKTFTNHFALQTHSRIHTGEKPYSCDQCEKSFSQLGNLKIHQRSHTGEKPYACDQCGKAFSTSSNLLIHWRSHTGEKPYKCEQCGRGFITSSHLHVHHRRHTGEKPYSCDQCGKGFLRLRNLKSHQLCHTGEKPYRCDQCGKTFSESWNLKIHQGSHAEKKPFNCDQCGKGFTLKGSLKTHQLQHTGEKPFHCDQCGKGFTTSSKLRIHLCCHTGEKPHKCDQCGKSFSQLGNLKIHQRRHSGEKPHKCDQCGKTFSQLGNLKIHQRRHSGEKPFNCDQCGKGFTTSSHLEIHRRVHTGQKPYSCDQCEKSFSQFGSLKTHLLHHTGEKPYICDQCGKGFSQLGSLKRHKGVHADSV from the exons ATGAAGGAGGAAAACCAGGACCCGGATTTTATCGACCAGATTCACTGCAAAACCAGGATGAAGGAGGAAAACCAGGACCCGAATTTCAGCGACCAGGATCATTACAAGAATGGGGTAAAGGTGGAAAATCAGGACCCGGATTTTACCGAACGGATCCACTACAAGAGCGAGATTAAGGAAGAAACTCTGGACCCGAACTTCAACGACCAGGGCCACTACAAGACCGAGATTAAGGAGGAGAACCAGGACCCGGACCACCGGAGCACGGAGCCCGCCGGTCCCACCGGTTCACAG AGTTTTCACACTAGAGAGAGGCCACGGCGTTTAGACCAGTGTGGGAAGACTTCACATCAGCTAAAAACTGAGAGACCGTACGGCTGTGACCAGTGTGGGAAAACCTTTACGAATCACTTTGCTTTACAAACTCACAGCCGCATTCACACCGGAGAGAAACCGTACAGCTGTGATCAGTGTGAGAAATCGTTCTCACAGTTAGGGAATCTGAAAATTCACCAACGCAgtcacactggagagaaaccataCGCCTGTGATCAGTGTGGGAAAGCTTTTTCCACCTCATCAAATTTACTAATCCATTGGCGCAgtcacactggagagaaaccgTACAAGTGTGAGCAATGTGGGAGAGGCTTTATCACCTCGTCACATTTACATGTCCACCATCGCAGACACACCGGAGAGAAACCATACAGCTGTGATCAGTGCGGGAAAGGTTTCCTACGACTGCGGAATCTGAAATCCCATCAACTCTgccacactggagagaaaccgTACAGGTGCGATCAGTGTGGGAAAACATTCTCGGAGTCATGGAATCTGAAAATCCACCAGGGAAGTCACGCTGAAAAGAAACCATTCAACTGTGATCAGTGTGGGAAAGGTTTCACGCTCAAAGGGAGTCTGAAAACCCACCAACTCCAACACACCGGAGAGAAACCTTTCCACTGTGATCAGTGTGGGAAAGGTTTTACCACCTCGTCAAAATTAAGAATCCACCTTTGCtgtcacactggagagaaaccacaCAAATGTGATCAGTGTGGAAAATCATTCTCACAGTTAGGGAATCTGAAAATCCACCAGCGCCGTCACAGCGGAGAGAAACCGCACAAATGTGATCAGTGTGGGAAAACATTCTCACAGTTGGGAAATCTGAAAATCCACCAGCGCCGTCACAGCGGAGAGAAACCGTTCAACTGTGACCAGTGTGGGAAAGGTTTCACCACCTCATCTCATTTAGAAATCCACCGTCGCGTTCACACTGGACAGAAACCGTACAGCTGTGATCAGTGTGAGAAAAGCTTCTCGCAGTTTGGAAGTCTGAAGACCCACCTACTCCatcacactggagagaaaccctACATCTGTGATCAGTGTGGGAAAGGTTTCTCACAGCTAGGAAGTCTCAAAAGACACAAAGGTGTTCACGCTGATTCAGTGTAG